Proteins from a genomic interval of Pseudomonadota bacterium:
- a CDS encoding amidohydrolase, protein MWYCSAVTGHICGSTRTRAPSRPTSALCLASPLTATAGGARRARNPRGMRRIIISFLICLFVGPTPLQARPADLVFRNGSVYTVDARHPRAEALAVKGGRIVFVGRAADLAPHIGPRTRIVDLRGGMLLPGFQDTHVHLLDGGVDLGRCDLYACESIAEVSATIRAYARAHPRLPCVVGAGWGVSLFPGCNPSRELLDRLVPDRPAFFWASDGHNGWANSRALAAAGITASTPDPPRGRIERDAHGNPSGTLREAAATGVTEKLSPVSFDESLRGLLTAQARAHAAGITTIHDARVTRSQVAVWQAAEAKGRLTLRVVASLETDPTRGPEQVDDLVKLRASATRSRVRLTAAKIFLDGVIETHTAAMLAPYADRPHDRGISEFAPDALRALALRLDDAGFQIHMHAIGDRAVRDGLDAIEAVTVAHGPRDRRPHIAHVQLIDPADRPRFPRLGVAANFQSYWLQDNSDSKVDRVVLGPSRYAQQYPARSMWRCGARVVGGSDWPVTTLAPLDAIEVAVTHRALGDAHGAVYIPDERVSLAQAIQMYTRNAAWLGFDEARTGTLEVGRRADLVVLDHDLFKLPSHRIHAARVMLTVADGAVVYRRR, encoded by the coding sequence ATGTGGTACTGCTCCGCGGTTACGGGCCACATCTGTGGCAGTACCCGCACCCGAGCGCCCTCACGCCCCACATCTGCGCTGTGCCTCGCGTCACCTCTCACGGCGACCGCAGGAGGTGCCCGACGGGCGCGGAACCCACGCGGCATGCGACGCATCATCATCTCGTTCCTGATCTGTCTGTTCGTGGGACCCACGCCACTGCAGGCCCGACCCGCGGACCTGGTGTTCCGCAACGGGTCGGTCTACACGGTCGACGCGCGCCATCCCAGGGCCGAAGCCCTCGCCGTGAAGGGCGGGCGCATCGTCTTCGTGGGGCGCGCCGCCGATCTTGCGCCGCACATCGGGCCGCGTACCCGCATCGTCGATCTGAGGGGGGGCATGCTGCTGCCGGGCTTTCAAGACACGCATGTGCACCTGCTCGACGGCGGGGTCGACCTCGGGCGCTGCGATCTCTACGCGTGCGAAAGCATCGCCGAGGTTTCCGCGACCATCCGCGCGTATGCCCGCGCCCATCCCCGCCTCCCCTGCGTGGTGGGTGCCGGCTGGGGCGTCTCGCTGTTTCCGGGATGCAACCCGAGCCGCGAGCTTCTCGACCGCCTCGTGCCGGATCGCCCCGCCTTCTTCTGGGCCTCGGACGGCCACAACGGGTGGGCCAACTCACGCGCCCTCGCGGCGGCCGGCATCACCGCGTCCACCCCGGACCCCCCACGTGGACGCATCGAGCGTGACGCCCACGGCAACCCGAGCGGAACCCTGCGCGAGGCGGCCGCAACGGGGGTGACCGAGAAGCTGTCTCCGGTCTCGTTCGACGAGAGCCTGCGGGGCCTGCTCACAGCCCAGGCGCGTGCCCATGCGGCAGGCATCACGACGATCCACGATGCGCGGGTGACGCGGAGCCAGGTCGCCGTCTGGCAGGCGGCTGAGGCGAAAGGGCGGCTCACCTTGCGGGTGGTGGCGTCGCTCGAGACCGACCCCACGCGCGGCCCCGAGCAGGTCGACGACCTGGTGAAGTTGCGCGCGAGCGCGACGCGCTCGCGGGTGCGCCTGACCGCCGCCAAGATCTTCCTCGACGGGGTGATCGAGACCCACACCGCCGCCATGCTCGCGCCGTACGCCGATCGCCCGCACGATCGAGGCATCTCCGAGTTCGCGCCGGACGCCCTCCGCGCGCTCGCCCTGCGACTCGACGATGCCGGCTTCCAGATCCACATGCACGCCATCGGCGACCGTGCAGTGCGCGACGGGCTCGACGCCATCGAGGCGGTGACGGTTGCGCACGGACCGCGCGACCGTCGTCCCCACATCGCGCACGTCCAGCTCATCGACCCAGCCGATCGACCCCGCTTCCCTCGTCTCGGGGTAGCGGCGAACTTCCAGTCGTACTGGCTGCAGGACAACAGCGATTCGAAGGTTGACCGCGTCGTGCTGGGACCCTCGCGCTACGCCCAGCAGTATCCCGCACGGTCGATGTGGCGCTGCGGCGCGCGCGTGGTCGGGGGAAGCGACTGGCCGGTCACCACCCTGGCCCCGCTCGACGCCATCGAGGTCGCGGTCACCCATCGCGCCCTGGGTGACGCCCACGGTGCGGTATACATCCCCGACGAGCGGGTCTCGCTCGCCCAGGCCATCCAGATGTACACGCGCAACGCCGCCTGGTTGGGATTCGATGAGGCCCGCACGGGGACGCTCGAGGTGGGTCGGAGGGCCGACCTGGTGGTGCTCGATCACGATCTGTTCAAGCTGCCTTCCCACCGCATCCACGCCGCTAGAGTCATGCTGACCGTGGCCGACGGCGCCGTCGTCTACCGTCGTCGCTGA